CAACGAGGAGTGCGACTGCGAAGAGCTGCCTGACAGTGCCCCTCCTGAGATTTCTACATCGTTGGCGGCGCCGGGTTTGGTGGTGCGGCATGAGCACCGAGTACGCCGGCTACACCCGCGACGGCCGCGTCCTCGACTGGTCAACTACCGATGCAGCCTCTACCAGCAACACGGGAAGAACTTCCTCGACACTAAGCTCGCCGCGAACGTCATCCGCAGCGCGGCCACCCGCACCGCCGACCACGCCCTCGGCGACGGCAACGCCAGCGAACTTCAGGGGATCGTCGGCCTCACGGGCCACGAGCAGGACGCGAACGACACGATGGTGGAGATCGTCGACCGCCTCGCCGACGAGGGCTGCGTCGCCCTTATCGTCGGCCCGCCCGGCACCGGGAAGACAGCCACCACGCTCGACACCGCCCGCGCTTGGGGCGTCCTACCGGCGGCTACATTTCGGGAACACGAGCTGGGACGGCTTCGACGGCGTCGTTTCTATGGACGTCGAGATGCTCGAAGCGATGGCCGGCGTCGACGGTCAGACCCTCGGCGTCGTCGACGAGTCCAACCAGAACCTCTCCGGCGAGGGTGCCGACTCGAAGAAAGCCCAACAGTTCGTCGACCGCGCCACGTTCATCCGCAAGAAGGAGGGCGCACACGGCCCCTACGCCAAGCGCGGATCACTCCTCATCGTCGGGCACACCGAGATGAAGACCGCGGCCGACATCCGCCGCCTCGCCACCCTCATCATCCAGAAGCCCAGTCGCGCCGACCCCGGCAAAGCCGTCCTCTACGAGTCGCCCGGCGGGAAGGACGAGAAGTCGAAGATCGGCGAGTACAAGGGCCTCACCAACACCCGCGAGTCCTACAGCCAGCACGAGGCCTCAAAGTTCGACGTCGTCCTCGACGATGACGACGAGGAGGACAGCGTCGACGTCGATGACGTCCGCCGAGACGAGGCTATCATGACCGCCATTCCCGCCACGAAGCCGTGGATAGACGACGGCATGGGCTATCGCGAGATAGCGGACACCAGAGAGAACGGCCAGCACAGCAACAGACTCATGGAGAAACCGAAGAGCTGGGTCGGCGACCGCGTCCGCGAGTGGAAGGACGGACAGCATCGAGACCCGGAGGACGCGCCAGATGGTGATCCCGCATGACGGCGCCCGCACGCGTCCCTGTCCACCACCACCCACCCCCACCCCGACATTATAGTATATACTATACGGGGGCCTTTGGGCACGATTTTCCGGACACCCGCCCCTCGACCGACCCCCGAAAATGGTGGCGAACCCGAATCTGGCGAGAAAATCAAGGGGTGTTCCGCGGACGATGACGGACGTGACGATATCGAACACTCGCGTCGACCTCGGCGAGCTGCGGCGCGACGTCATCGCACCGTCGCTCTGGATCGTCGCGATTCTCGCGTGGGGCGTCGGCGACCTCGCGACGACCTGGGCAGGCTACTAGACCGCGCACGCCGTCGAAGCAACGCCGTTCGTCAACACCGTGATCCAGCGGTCGGGGCAGGCCGGCCACGCCGCCGTCAAGGCGCTCACGTTCGGCCTCGCGTGGCTCTACTACCAGCAATCCTCATCGCCATGGCCGCCGACTTCGACGTCGACGAGGACCGCGTGCGTACCGTCTGCCTCGCCATCCCGCTCGCGTTCATACTCGCCGGCGGCTGGCTCACGCTGTCGAATCTCGATGTCATCCTCGCAGGTGGTCGGCCGTGATACCGCTCAATCACGGATTTGGCGAGCCCGAACCCGGCCTCGGCGTGCTCCTCGCGTTTCCCCTATTGCTCCTCTATTCGTGGTTCGAGAAACGATACACAGATGAGACAGACCCCGTCGACGACCTCCGAGATCAGTACGTCGCCGGCGACCTCACGCCCGAAGAGTTCGAGGACCGCGTCGCGCTCGAACTCGACGACCGCGCCCAGGAGACCCGCCAGCGTCTCGAATGCATCGACGGCATCGGCCCCGACACCAGCGCGATCATCGCCCGCCGGTTCCGCACGCTCGACGAGCTGCGCGAAGCCAGCCGCGAGGAGATCAAGGACGTCCACGGCATCGGCCCGTCGACGTCGAAGGCCATTCGACAGTCCCTCGACTGAACTTCACTTTCACTTTCACCGCGCCCATGGCCCACCCTTACATCGGGACCGCCACAACTCTCTCGTATGATGACCTGGAACAGTCAGATATTCCAGATTCGAGTGAAAGAAACAAATGGCGGATACCAAGCACAGGAAGTCGGCAGTACCAACGTCGGCGCGGGAGAGAGCATTCCGGACGCCATCACCGACTACGCCGAACGCTGCAAGCGGAGCGAGGGATAACGATGGGAAATAGAAACCTGATCGGTATTAATTGGATGTCCTCGCCCCTAACCCCTATGTGGGGTGAACTACTTTGTCAGTAGAAATCGAAGGCGTAGTCAAGATAACAGTACGCTAGTGGCTGCACCGTCTTCACAACACATATCACCGGTCAAATCGAACAACAGTACCTATGTCACCTCAAGATAAATTCGGGTCAACCCCCTATGATGAAGAACGGGAGGTTGCGAACAAAGTCTTGAGGGCAATTGACCTCGCCATTGAGGACGAAATCGAAAGCCTCGACCGGCGAATAACCCGCCTTGAACAGGAGAAACTGTGCTATTTCGCGATCGAGGAATTCAATCTCCCGATTACGTACAGCTGGTATGTAGAAGGAGCGTATACACGTGTTGCTGGAGATCCCGATGGTGCAGTAAATCGGATCACTGCTGATTCTCCGAACGCCCTCCAAGATCCTGGAGAAGACGATGATGTAAACAAATTCAGGGAATTTTTCCGGTCAACCGAGTTCTTTGGAGACTACAAGCTTCGTGATATCTGGTATACAAACCGATACGAATTCCTGAAGGACTTTTACAAGGCGGAATCGCCCTCCGATTTCACCGACTTGTATATTTCATCCACCAACATCCGACAACAGCTCTCCGAGATCAGTAAGTCACTCGCCACCCAGAACAAGAATCGAAGTCTCGCGGAGTTCACCGACGCTGATTCGGCAAGTGCCATCACGGACGACGTAGAACAGGAGTTCAGGCTCTCTATTTCCGACTTTCATCTCGAATTGGCCAGTATCGAGAAGTTCGAGGACCTCATGGACGTATTATCACAATCAACTAATATCCTGGAACACATATTAGCGCGTCTCACGGAGCTTGATTCGCCATCTGAATCGCAAGAAGCGGTGGTTGCCGATCTAAACGATTACTTCTACTACGGGGTCTGGCGATTCCCAGCGCTGTATATCTCAGCCAGGACTGCAACAGGACCAAACAGTCATCACCTGATTGACGAACATGTCCGTGAATTCGAATCATTCCACGGAGAATTTGTCCCCCGGGTAAAGCGGATGGAATCTCAAGCCAAGCAGGAAAGCTTACTTCCGGACGCAGGGTCCCACTCTAAACGTCTGAAAGAAGGTTACTCGTCGTACTTGCATAATTTGACAAAGGAAAGCCTGGAGAGGGATGCATGAATCATCGCAAGCAGCTGAATCTTGACACTTCAATTCTGGTCAACTATGTATATACTCAATTACCCGAGAACATCGAATCAGACAGGGGATCAGCGAAAATCCTTGAAGGAGATGATTTCTATACGGTCATTGGGGGGAAGGCAGAGGGAGAGTTCGTCCGGTTATGTGAACGACGCCATGAATTGTATGAGGACGTAGTCAAATTTCTTCGTGGGACAGACTCTGATTTGGTGGATTACGCCCCATTATCCCGAGATATTCACCTCAGCGACAACGATA
Above is a genomic segment from Halorubellus sp. JP-L1 containing:
- a CDS encoding helix-hairpin-helix domain-containing protein; amino-acid sequence: MIPLNHGFGEPEPGLGVLLAFPLLLLYSWFEKRYTDETDPVDDLRDQYVAGDLTPEEFEDRVALELDDRAQETRQRLECIDGIGPDTSAIIARRFRTLDELREASREEIKDVHGIGPSTSKAIRQSLD